Genomic segment of Triticum aestivum cultivar Chinese Spring chromosome 6A, IWGSC CS RefSeq v2.1, whole genome shotgun sequence:
GGTAATGTTACAATTAATAGGTTTTGATGGCTTAtaaacactaaaatggcttataaACACTAAAAAAATCAAGATGTTTCCCTCTTTTGTTATAATTTTTCCATGTGTTTTTCATATGCTGCTAGTGTTCATAACTGAATACTGAAAAATTTGTTCATTTTGTAAAGAATTATGTCATAATCTGAATTTGTAATTTTTTTACTTCTTCATTATACTGTTTAATGGAAAATGGATATTGGAGATGATGCAGGCGGGACTCCGTATGAGAATGGGGTTTTCCGGATGAAGCTAGTCTTGTCCCGTGACTTCCCTCAATCCCCACCGAAAGGTCTGGCTATCTTTTGCGCGCCATTTATTTTTTCTGCTCAAGTGCTCATGAAATGAAAGCCTGAGAAGATGCATCAACTTGATTATTTCTTGGTAAATATTTAACTTGTCCTTCACTTTTTAGGATTTTTTGTGACCAAAATATTCCATCCAAACATATCAAGCAGTGGTGAGATCTGCGTTAACACGTTGAAAAAGGATTGGAATCCTACTCATGGATTAAGGCATGTTCTACTGGTAAGTACATACTACAACAATGTTTGGCCCTAGTTTTGCTAGGGGTAATACATACATCAACTGTAATTATCGATTAATAACTGTCGGTTTCTTTTTAACATTCTAAAAGGTGGTGAGATGCCTACTGATTGAACCATTCCCAGAATCTGCGCTCAATGAGCAGGCTGGAAAGATGTTACTTGAGAACTATGCAGACTATGCTCGGCATGCAAGGTTACCTTTTGACTTTTTATCGAGCATCAGTGTATCACTTTGTCAATATAGACTAGGGACACCTAGCAGACATCTCTATCTGCCTTCACTTTATATGGGGGGTCCCTTTTTGAGTTTTTCTTTCTGCTTGGTCAAAATTTAGAGTATTGTGCCTGTCTAGGTGACTATGGATGTGATGTTTTTTCTTCTTATGCCATTGCTATAGCTTTTTAAAAATCAGAACACTTATTAACTGTCTACACTGCACTATATGCAGGTTATACACCAGCATTCATGCCCTCAAACCTAAGACTAAGCCCAAGAGTGGCACTATCTCCGAGTCGACTTCTGTAAACGTGGATCAGTCAAGCACAACAAATCTATGCGAAATTGCACCATCGGCTCCCATGGCTTTATGTGCTACTGCTGCTACCAAAGTGCCAGGCTCAAACTCGCTGGATCAGAATGCTCCCGCTGAGCCCACTGTTGGACCATCTACGGCATTGCCCAAGAAGGAAGGACCTGTTGCTACAAAAGGCCCAGCTgataagaagaagatggacgccagGAAGAAGAGCTTGAAGAGATTATAAGCAAAATGTTGGGGAATCGGAGGTGCCAGATGTAGCACAGATGAATGAATATTGGGCTCCAGGTGACATGAGAGGCAGGTGCCAGATGTAGCAGACGAGTGAATATTGGGCTACAGGTGACATGAGAGGCATCGGGTAAACTGTTTTGTCACCTGCAGAAATTATGTCGAAAGAATGTGAATTGTATATCTTTGCATCAACACTTGTGTAATGACAATTCTCCCAAAGAAGGCTTGCCTTCTCTATTCAATTAATTCATTCTCTTGAGAAAACTTCTACTTGTTTTTACTGTATTTGAGCTCATTtgcaacattttttttgagggaatcCTTTGCAACTAACTATCAGATGATAATCTATATTGACAGATGAGAAGTTCTTTTTTGGGGGCAAGTTTACGGATGAGAAGTTGATGCCGTATTGTGTTTCTGGGAGAACAGAGCGGCGTTTCTCCACCCGAGATCCTTTGCTCCCTGTGTATGAACAATGAATCCGAAACAAAtggtaaaaaataaaaataaagtctGAATTTGTTTTACACTAAAAATATGATGATAATTTCTAGGAGCTTGTAAATTTTTGTGCCGAGATGACTTCGGGGGAGCTCTGATTTTGCTTTTCAGCGACTTCTCGGCATGATTTTTTGCAAACTACAGAAAATTTCATCATCTTTAGTGTAAAAAAGCcattgaatttactgttcatctggGAGCAGATGAGCTCGAGATCAGCTCCTGGATCCTTCTTAGGGCTTCCTGACTCATCATTGAACTACTGGACAAAGCATGGTAGGGTCAAATGTCCATCTGATGGAATCTGTCAGGGAAGTTTTTTGTTGAATTCTTGGCCCACTTGTGCTCGTCAGTTCTTCAGGATAATAATATGACCTCATCAGATAACCATCATCAGCCGGCATATTTCTGCATTGCTCTTGTCTAGACTCTAGACTGCATCATAGCAAAGATATTCAGGTCCCGCCTGGGTACTGTGGCTGCTACACTGCTCAAATTGAAAACTCAAAGCTGTCTCTTTTTAATAGTGTGGCACTGTAGTTCGCTTCGTGCATCGAAGAATTTCAccttatttttgtgttttttttcaaAAGGTCCTTGGTGGTGTCAAAGTTTTCTCCTCCTGCATCCACCGGCGACACACTATGAGTTCAATGCCGTCTTCGGGCTTCTGCCTCGACGGAGCAATCTTTTTTAAATCTATAAAACACCAACGGCCACGATATATGAAGCAAATTGTGGCTCTGGAAAAGAATGATAACTTCTCATCTGGCCAAAGATTTCATATAATCTTTACTACTAGAGGCTCCTTTTAATAGTGTGGCACTGTAGTTCGCTTCGTGCATCGAAGAATTTCAccttatttttgtgttttttttcaaAAGGTCCTTGGTGGTGTCAAAGTTTTCTCCTCCTGCATCCACCGGCGACACACTATGAGTTCAATGCCGTCTTCGGGCTTCTGCCTCGACGGAGCAATCTTTTTTAAATCTATAAAACGCCAATAGCCACGATATGTGAAGCAAATTGTGGCTCTGGAAAAGAACGATAACTTCTCATCTGGCCAATGATTTCATATAATCTTTACTACTAGAGGCTCCTCTTTGGgcggaaaagaattctatgagaccaggtctcacgcgagacccatcctgatgaaTGACACGTGACAtttacaaatcacaaagcatcccccATCCCCCACTTAAAATCGGGGAGGGGGGGaggagattagatgctttgtgatttgtgaatgtcacgtgtcatccatcaggatgggtctcacctgctaatcgcgagacctggtctcatataatttttttcctcttCGGGCTGGTATAACATCTCGAGCTAGTAAATCTCATAAAAGAAACAATTCATTTCCCCAAAAAATCGCCTTTCTAGAGGGGTCAAAGTAGCAGTTCACTTTGACTTGAAACACGTTTCTTGGTAAGGCATAGTGACAATAGTAGATTTCTACTGGGGGAATTTGAGGATTTGCCACACTTTTCCTTACATTTTGAGGATTTGCCCTCTTTTTTATTGGCATTGATGATTCTCAAATCCTCAAGTTTTTGGCAAAGTTGTGGAAAATCATCAGTGTCAATAAAAATAAGAGCAAATCCTCAAAGTGCGGGCAAACGTGTGGCAAATCCTCAAAGTACACAGCCAGGCTTCCTGCCGACCAAACTCGTTCTTTAAGCGAAGGAAGAATGGAAAAGTGAGGAAACAGAGGAAAAGATAGGGAATAATAATATGGGAAAAGGAGAGACGATACATGGACAGCTTTGATGCGGTAGCGCTGTGTGGTATTCGCGTTAGAAAGACCCAAGCTGAACTCAATGATAGTTGACGGACGGGAATTGTAACTTTTCTGTGGAAAGATTAAACAAAGGTTATCTGGATCTGACCCAAGGAACATTTCCGACTCCAATCTctctatctcacacacacacacatacactctGGATCGGTCTAGCTCTAAAGTAAATATAAACCTCGGCCAGTAACTAATCCTTCCACCGCCCATGCATGTGCACCAATCAACACAAAGTTCTCGGGCAATATTAGCCTGAAGACGCGAAGCGCATGTGAGATACTGATGTTACCAGTCAATCACAGCTTATAGCCTTCCCCATCTTGACCTAATCAATGCGTTTCCAGATCGTGTGATCATTTGATTGGCGGGGCCGTTCGTACTAGGATAAGGATCGCCTACTTGTCTCACTTCAAGTGCACATTGTTTACATGACATCAGGTTGTTTTTATATGATCCGAATATCTTTCGCTGGGCAGAGACGGCGACATGGCACGGAAGTCTCTGGAAACATTGTTTTGTTAGGTTCTTGACGCCGGGAAAGATGAAAGCAACCGCTGCTTGACGGCCAAGGCACAGTTCATGAGTGCTACTGGCACTATCGACCATGTTGCTTTACCAAGTCCTGAAGTAGCCTGATAAGGCCTTGCAGGATGTTTAAAGAGGTTTCAGTAAAATAAGTTGCTGCGCCTAGGCGCCTAGCAAAAGAGAAATCGCCGTATACTGGCCCTCCAACTTCTTAAGAGGTTTATCTAAAAGATTCATGATATAACTAGGAAGACCTTTCAAATACCACACATGAGTCACGGGACATGCGAGTTTTATGCATCCCATTTAATATCTTCGTATCCGAGAATCCACAAATACTACCCCGCATTTTTGGCAAAATCTTTCGTCTTCGTTTTCAGCTCTGCAAGTTTTtttttaagcaccggtgcttatggTGTCTAATCAAGCGTTCATCCTCTGCAAATAAGCACCAGTGTTTAGAAAAAAAAGATTTATTCCtttaagcaccttgcattgtataaGGTCAAATGATCTGATTCAGACTTACAACCAAATCAATCAATCATTGGTCGGTTTTATACTTTTGTACAATCCTGATATTTTGAATTACCGGCAACCATGTTTTGTTGGGGTAAATCTTCACGTGTAGCACCCCTCTGCAGAAAAATGTACTTCCCTTGAAGTACACTCCCATCACGTAAAAATCCTAGACGTCAATGACATGATAGGAGGTGGTTTGGTCGTAATTCTGAGAGCATGGCGATCGCATGGCCCCCTCATGGTCTATGGAGATGTGTGAGGTAGACTATGTCACCGCCTTTGTGTAGGTTTATTTTGTGTCGACGGGGATGACAAGACGACGATGGTTTTTCTGTGTCAAAAAAAAGTCCTCCCTACTTAGTTCCGGCTCCGACGTTGTTCATTCCAATACCGACAATAACGCATGGAGGCCGAGCCTGCCGATCATTTGCCGCATATGGTTGATTCTCTAGGTGTCGATAGTCGTTGCTTTTTGACTTCATGCAATTGATGTGTTTGTTCATGTTATACCTTAGAAGGGACTTGTTGTCTATTGGTGTGGGGCGAGCATATTTGGGAGTCTTCCTTGGCAACATTTGACGAGCGAGAGTCTCGAAATGGGGCTAGAGAAGCATGAGAGGTGTTCCCTAGCCATGTTCTTTCAGCTAGATTTGATCTCTTACAGACAAGTGATTACTATGGCTTGTCAATCTATCTAGTGATGGTGCTTTTCCAGTTCTTCGGAAGATGGTCCACATGCCTCGTCCTTCTCCCATGGTTGGTGAAAAGACCTATGTTGCCCACTAGGGAGGGAGGTGAGCGGACGTTCTAAAATAATTATAGAGTAGGATTAGTCTTGATGCGTAATTAAACTAGCATGAATctttccacacacacacacatcctatATATGCTAGGCTCACTGAGGCGCCGACACAATGTTAAACAAGAGTTGCAATTCAAGGAAATTGGCAAGCAATTCAAAACCTGCACACaatatataaataatagaaagtatgAATTACATAATGTAAAAGGAGATGGGAGATGACACATGTATTTCATGGACTTCAAATATACCAATATTCTAATCACGGTTGAGGTGCCCTCAGATAGACTCTCTCTTGAGGCATTGGCTTCTCGAGAGAATGCCGCTCTGTTCACCATGGATAGCTTATTTCTCCACTCCGAAGATGGCAAACTCCAGGACCAAATCACAAAGAACTCGGgcctcttcacaagcttcacgaaGAAACTACTGAGCCAACGACAACAAAGCTAGTAGAAGGTGATGGCCTACAAGAGTAACAGGCTCCTGGACTCTCACTCAAACCAATCTACATGGAGATCTCAAACCGAAGCAACTAATGCAGATCAAAGCAAGTTATGCTCAAATTCGCTCTACGCAACTCAACCAAAATGGATTGGATAGGGGACAAACTCCTAGGTCCATGGTTTATTTTCCCTTGCTTAAATTGGAGACTAGGATTTAGGGAGGATCTTAGAGGCCGAATAATGGGGAAATCTCATATTTGGGAACCAGCTTCCCACCGAGAAAGAAGGTAGCTATATATAGGCCCCACTCGCTTAACCCCATGGAGGATCTCATGACATTCACAAAGTGTTTACACAGTAAAGAATACTAGGGGTCTGGACTCCAGGATATTTCAGACTGGTATGGGAGCTACTGACCAGCCAGGACTATTTCCCGGAGCAGCCCCAGAACCTCCGGATCTCCTAGAACATGCAACACAAGAACAATGTAAGTCCCTCATATGAACACCATTTTGATGGATTTCGGCTCTTTGGAAGGTAAAAACAAGCTCTAGGTACTCACATAGAGAACCAACCAAATATAAACCAAAATGAAGGATGCATCACACGCAAATATTAGAGCACTCTATGTATGACATGATCTAGCTAATTGTCTGATAGCCCTCCTTATAGTGTGACTATCAAGCTTATAATCTGCTTCCACCAAGAATTTTGACACCGGTAGAACTAGGAAAATCAGGCAAATGCATACCTTTACCTTGGGCattctgcttggattcaatgatgatgttcatgctTGCTTCAAGCCAAAATCCTTCTCTAGAGCCCAATTGCTTGGTGGAGCTAATAAATCTATTCCCCAGTTTCTAACATGAGAAGCCTTTCACTAAGAACATTTTCACGAGCACATTATAAAAAAATGGACCACAagctttgtgttggggaacgcagtatttcaaaaaaattcctacgatcatgcaagatctatctaggagatgcatagcaacgagaggggagagtgtgtctacgtaccctcgtagacggaaagcggaagcgtttagtaacgcggttgatgtagtcgcacgtcttcacgatccaaccgatcctagcatcgaacgtacgacacctccgcgatctacacacgttcagctcggtgacgtccctcgtactcttgatccagctgaggccgagggtgagttccatcagcacgacggcgtgttgacggtgatgatagagttatcgacgcagggcttcgcctaagcactacgacaatatgaccgaggtgtaaaactgtggaggagggcaccgcacacggctaaagatcaacttgtgtgtctatggggtgcccccctcccccgtatataaaggaggggaggaggaggtcggccgaccacaaggggcacgcccaagggggggggggaatcctactccaagtaggaatcggtcccccctttcctagtccaagtaggagaagaaggaaggagagggagagggagagggaaagaggggccgcgcccccctcccctagtcccattcggactccccttggggggggcacctcctggctgctgccctctctctcccctaaggtccactaaggcccattacttcgccggggggttccggtaacccctccggcactccggttttatctgaaacc
This window contains:
- the LOC123132530 gene encoding ubiquitin-conjugating enzyme E2 22 isoform X1, whose protein sequence is MATNENLPPNVIRQLAKELKNLDQSPPEGIRVIVNDDDFTSICADIDGPDDAGGTPYENGVFRMKLVLSRDFPQSPPKGFFVTKIFHPNISSSGEICVNTLKKDWNPTHGLRHVLLVVRCLLIEPFPESALNEQAGKMLLENYADYARHARLYTSIHALKPKTKPKSGTISESTSVNVDQSSTTNLCEIAPSAPMALCATAATKVPGSNSLDQNAPAEPTVGPSTALPKKEGPVATKGPADKKKMDARKKSLKRL
- the LOC123132530 gene encoding ubiquitin-conjugating enzyme E2 22 isoform X2; this encodes MFMKATNENLPPNVIRQLAKELKNLDQSPPEGIRVIVNDDDFTSICADIDGPGGTPYENGVFRMKLVLSRDFPQSPPKGFFVTKIFHPNISSSGEICVNTLKKDWNPTHGLRHVLLVVRCLLIEPFPESALNEQAGKMLLENYADYARHARLYTSIHALKPKTKPKSGTISESTSVNVDQSSTTNLCEIAPSAPMALCATAATKVPGSNSLDQNAPAEPTVGPSTALPKKEGPVATKGPADKKKMDARKKSLKRL
- the LOC123132530 gene encoding ubiquitin-conjugating enzyme E2 22 isoform X3; protein product: MATNENLPPNVIRQLAKELKNLDQSPPEGIRVIVNDDDFTSICADIDGPGGTPYENGVFRMKLVLSRDFPQSPPKGFFVTKIFHPNISSSGEICVNTLKKDWNPTHGLRHVLLVVRCLLIEPFPESALNEQAGKMLLENYADYARHARLYTSIHALKPKTKPKSGTISESTSVNVDQSSTTNLCEIAPSAPMALCATAATKVPGSNSLDQNAPAEPTVGPSTALPKKEGPVATKGPADKKKMDARKKSLKRL